In Janthinobacterium rivuli, a single genomic region encodes these proteins:
- a CDS encoding IscS subfamily cysteine desulfurase: protein MNAPEKNVGQVHFETAPHFPIYMDYSATTPIDPRVADKMIPYLREQFGNPASRSHMYGWTAEKAVEEARGHVAALVNADPREIIWTSGATESNNLAIKGAAQFYKTKGKHIITVKTEHKSVLDTVRELERIGFEATYLEPQDNGLITVEQLAAAVRPDTILVSVMLVNNEIGVIQPIDEIGVFCRSKGIIFHCDAAQATGKVVIDLQKTKVDLMTFTAHKTYGPKGVGALYVCRKPRVRLEAQMHGGGHERGLRSGTLPTHQIVGMGEAFRIAKEEMDSEIGRILALRDRLAKGLQEIEEVYINGDMDHRVPHNLNVSFNYVEGESLIMAIKDIAVSSGSACTSASLEPSYVLRALGRSDELAHSSIRFTIGRFSTEEDIDFAVNLLKSKVHKLRELSPLWDMFKDGIDINSIQWAAH from the coding sequence ATGAACGCCCCAGAAAAAAACGTAGGCCAAGTGCACTTTGAAACCGCACCGCATTTCCCGATCTACATGGATTACTCGGCCACGACGCCGATCGATCCACGCGTCGCCGACAAGATGATTCCTTACTTGCGCGAGCAGTTCGGCAATCCGGCATCGCGCAGCCACATGTATGGCTGGACGGCGGAAAAAGCCGTGGAAGAGGCACGCGGCCACGTGGCGGCCCTGGTGAACGCCGATCCGCGCGAAATCATCTGGACCTCCGGCGCGACGGAAAGCAACAACCTGGCCATCAAGGGCGCGGCGCAGTTCTACAAGACCAAGGGCAAGCACATCATCACTGTCAAGACCGAGCACAAATCGGTACTGGACACGGTGCGTGAACTGGAACGCATCGGCTTTGAAGCGACGTATCTGGAACCGCAGGACAACGGCCTGATCACCGTCGAGCAGCTGGCCGCGGCCGTGCGCCCGGACACCATCCTCGTGTCGGTCATGCTGGTGAACAACGAAATCGGCGTGATCCAGCCGATCGACGAGATCGGCGTATTCTGCCGCTCGAAAGGCATCATCTTCCATTGCGACGCCGCGCAAGCGACGGGCAAGGTCGTCATCGACCTGCAAAAGACCAAGGTCGACCTGATGACCTTCACCGCGCACAAAACCTACGGCCCGAAAGGCGTGGGCGCCCTGTACGTGTGCCGCAAGCCGCGCGTGCGCCTGGAAGCGCAGATGCACGGTGGCGGCCATGAGCGCGGCCTGCGCTCGGGCACCCTGCCAACGCACCAGATCGTCGGCATGGGCGAAGCGTTCCGCATCGCCAAGGAAGAAATGGACAGCGAAATCGGCCGCATCCTGGCCTTGCGCGACCGCCTGGCCAAGGGCTTGCAAGAGATCGAAGAAGTCTACATCAACGGCGACATGGATCACCGCGTGCCGCACAACCTGAACGTGAGCTTCAACTACGTCGAAGGCGAGTCGCTGATCATGGCGATCAAGGATATCGCCGTGTCGTCCGGTTCGGCCTGCACCTCGGCCAGCCTGGAACCATCGTACGTGCTGCGCGCCCTGGGCCGCAGCGACGAACTGGCGCACAGCTCGATCCGTTTCACCATCGGCCGCTTCTCGACCGAGGAAGACATCGACTTCGCCGTGAACCTGCTGAAATCGAAAGTACACAAGCTGCGCGAACTGTCGCCGCTGTGGGACATGTTCAAGGATGGAATCGACATCAATTCGATTCAATGGGCAGCCCACTAA
- the iscR gene encoding Fe-S cluster assembly transcriptional regulator IscR, translated as MRLTTKGRFAVTAMIDLALRQGKGPVTLSGISQRQSISLSYLEQLFGKLRRHEIVESIRGPGGGYSLARRADKVTVADIIIAVDEPLDATQCGGKEHCHGADAATGARCMTHELWSTLNEKMVDYLDSVSLQDLVDQQRQKIAEQSVMVMHRNHAALG; from the coding sequence ATGCGTCTGACTACAAAAGGCCGTTTTGCCGTGACCGCGATGATCGATCTTGCCCTGCGCCAGGGTAAAGGTCCGGTCACCTTGTCCGGCATCAGCCAGCGCCAGTCGATTTCCCTGTCCTACCTGGAACAGCTGTTTGGCAAGCTGCGCCGCCATGAGATCGTCGAATCGATCCGTGGTCCCGGCGGCGGCTACAGCCTGGCGCGCCGTGCCGACAAAGTGACGGTGGCCGACATCATCATCGCCGTCGACGAACCGCTGGACGCCACGCAGTGCGGCGGCAAGGAGCATTGCCACGGCGCCGATGCGGCCACGGGTGCGCGCTGCATGACGCATGAATTGTGGTCCACACTCAACGAAAAAATGGTCGATTATCTGGATTCTGTGTCCTTGCAGGACCTGGTCGACCAGCAGAGACAAAAGATTGCCGAACAAAGCGTGATGGTGATGCACCGTAACCACGCCGCCCTCGGTTGA
- a CDS encoding NADAR family protein codes for MQISNVEELKVWIAACGVPDYLYFWGHTPAQPQVPDKSCFSQWFPSPFSLAGVTYATAEHYMMAQKAALFGDTAVQARIVAAARPSEVKKLGREVANFDAKVWEAARAGIVFDGNFAKFSQKAALRKFLLGTGERVIVEASPVDRIWGVGLASDNPRILDPATWDGLNLLGFELMKVRSALRA; via the coding sequence ATGCAAATCAGTAACGTGGAAGAATTGAAGGTGTGGATCGCGGCGTGCGGCGTGCCCGACTATCTGTATTTCTGGGGACACACGCCGGCGCAGCCGCAGGTGCCCGACAAAAGCTGCTTCAGCCAGTGGTTTCCATCGCCATTCAGCCTGGCCGGCGTGACGTATGCGACGGCCGAGCACTACATGATGGCGCAAAAGGCGGCCCTGTTTGGCGACACGGCCGTGCAGGCGCGCATCGTGGCGGCCGCGCGGCCGTCGGAAGTGAAAAAGCTGGGGCGCGAAGTGGCGAATTTTGACGCCAAAGTATGGGAAGCGGCACGCGCCGGCATCGTCTTCGATGGCAACTTTGCCAAGTTTTCGCAAAAGGCGGCGCTGCGCAAGTTTCTGCTGGGCACGGGCGAGCGCGTGATCGTCGAAGCCAGTCCCGTCGACCGCATCTGGGGCGTGGGCCTGGCGTCGGACAATCCGCGCATCCTGGATCCCGCCACCTGGGACGGCTTGAACTTGTTGGGTTTCGAGTTGATGAAAGTGAGGAGCGCCTTGCGCGCTTGA
- a CDS encoding uracil-DNA glycosylase, which translates to MTATTVPASIIDALSLAHDSWRPILLRGLHAVMAADPAYLPALAIDDYLPTQGRLFAAFALPLAQVRYVLVGEGPYPRADSATGVCFMDGAVGSLWSATGLSKPVNRATSLRNFMKMLLVADGQLQAGDTSGVAMAPVAAAAQLPGSGVIQTLPDLQRKMTEQGFLLLNAALVFRAHVPPVQDARGWLPFLQVVLEALAQQGGAALPQLVLWGKIAELIKRLPVAAALPQVTAEHPYNLSFIGNRDMQALFGPMQLLRA; encoded by the coding sequence ATGACTGCAACAACCGTTCCTGCCAGCATCATCGATGCCCTGTCCCTGGCGCATGATTCCTGGCGTCCCATCCTGCTGCGCGGCTTGCACGCCGTGATGGCGGCCGATCCCGCCTACCTGCCGGCACTGGCCATCGACGACTACCTGCCCACGCAGGGCCGGCTGTTCGCCGCTTTTGCCCTGCCGCTGGCGCAGGTGCGCTACGTGCTGGTAGGTGAGGGGCCGTATCCGCGCGCCGACAGCGCCACGGGCGTGTGCTTCATGGATGGCGCAGTCGGCAGTCTGTGGTCGGCCACGGGCCTGTCGAAGCCCGTCAACCGCGCCACCTCGCTGCGCAACTTCATGAAGATGCTGCTGGTGGCCGATGGCCAGCTGCAGGCCGGAGATACTTCCGGCGTGGCCATGGCGCCCGTGGCGGCCGCCGCGCAACTGCCGGGCAGCGGCGTGATCCAGACCTTGCCCGACTTGCAGCGCAAGATGACGGAACAGGGCTTCCTGCTGCTCAACGCGGCGCTGGTGTTCCGTGCCCACGTGCCGCCCGTGCAGGATGCGCGCGGCTGGCTGCCCTTCCTGCAGGTGGTGCTCGAAGCGCTGGCGCAGCAGGGCGGGGCGGCCTTGCCGCAACTGGTTCTGTGGGGCAAGATCGCCGAGCTCATCAAACGTTTGCCGGTGGCGGCGGCCTTGCCGCAGGTGACGGCGGAACATCCGTATAATCTGTCCTTTATCGGCAATCGTGACATGCAGGCCTTGTTTGGCCCGATGCAACTATTGCGTGCTTGA
- the maiA gene encoding maleylacetoacetate isomerase, which translates to MKLYTYFRSSAAYRVRIALNLKGIAYDSIPVHLLQDGGQQLLPAYRAVNPSALVPALDDDGAILTQSLAMLEYLDETRPDVPLLPADALGRARVRALALAIACDAHPLTNLRVLKYLKNTLGLSDEAKQEWYRHWMAEGLAAVEALLAQGDPAGTGLFCHGDGPTMADCCLVPQVFNAQRFAIDLAPYPRVARIHAHCAGLPAFAAAHPSRQPDAE; encoded by the coding sequence ATGAAGCTGTACACCTATTTCCGCAGTTCGGCCGCCTACCGCGTGCGCATTGCCTTGAATCTCAAAGGCATCGCCTACGACAGCATCCCCGTGCACCTGCTGCAGGATGGCGGCCAGCAGCTGCTGCCAGCCTACCGCGCCGTCAATCCGTCGGCCCTGGTGCCGGCGCTCGACGACGACGGCGCCATCCTGACGCAGTCGCTTGCCATGCTCGAGTATCTGGACGAGACGCGCCCTGACGTGCCGCTGCTGCCGGCGGACGCGCTGGGCCGCGCCAGGGTGCGCGCGCTGGCGCTGGCGATTGCCTGCGACGCCCATCCGCTGACGAATCTGCGCGTGTTGAAATACCTGAAAAACACCCTGGGCCTGTCGGACGAGGCCAAGCAGGAGTGGTACCGCCACTGGATGGCCGAGGGGCTGGCGGCCGTGGAGGCGCTGCTGGCGCAGGGCGATCCGGCCGGCACGGGCCTGTTCTGCCATGGCGACGGCCCGACGATGGCCGATTGCTGCCTGGTGCCGCAGGTATTCAATGCGCAGCGCTTCGCCATCGACCTGGCGCCATACCCGCGCGTGGCGCGCATCCATGCCCATTGCGCCGGCTTGCCCGCGTTTGCGGCCGCCCATCCGTCGCGGCAGCCTGACGCCGAATAG
- a CDS encoding fumarylacetoacetate hydrolase family protein encodes MKLATLKNGSRDGALILVSRDLRQYQRVAAIAPTLQAALDNWDAVAPKLEQAYADLNAGQAPDAQPFDAALCHSPLPRAYQWADGSAYINHVELVRKARNAEVPASFYTDPLMYQGGSDSFIGPRDPIFALSEEWGIDLEAEVAVITGDVAMGAGVDDAAKAIRLVMLVNDVSLRNLIPGELAKGFGFFQSKAASAFSPVAVTPDELGADWAGSKLHLPLLVDLNDKPFGKPNAGEDMTFDFAQLVAHAAKTRELGAGSIIGSGTVSNKQGNLFGSSIENGGVGYCCLAEVRMYETIEHGAPKTAYLKFGDTVRIEMRDAAGASIFGSIEQTVALYAGATRA; translated from the coding sequence ATGAAACTCGCAACCCTGAAAAACGGCAGCCGCGACGGCGCCCTGATCCTCGTCAGCCGCGACCTGCGCCAGTACCAGCGCGTGGCAGCCATCGCGCCCACCCTGCAGGCGGCGCTCGACAACTGGGACGCTGTCGCGCCCAAGCTGGAGCAGGCGTATGCCGACCTGAATGCGGGCCAGGCGCCGGACGCGCAGCCGTTTGATGCGGCGCTGTGCCACTCGCCGCTGCCGCGCGCCTACCAGTGGGCCGACGGTTCCGCCTACATCAACCACGTGGAACTGGTGCGCAAGGCGCGCAACGCGGAAGTGCCGGCCTCGTTCTACACGGACCCGCTGATGTACCAGGGCGGCTCGGACAGTTTTATTGGCCCGCGCGACCCGATCTTCGCCTTGTCGGAAGAGTGGGGCATCGACCTGGAAGCGGAAGTGGCGGTGATTACGGGCGACGTGGCCATGGGCGCCGGCGTGGACGACGCGGCGAAAGCCATTCGCCTCGTCATGCTGGTCAACGACGTCTCCTTGCGCAACCTGATTCCGGGCGAACTGGCCAAGGGTTTCGGTTTCTTCCAGTCGAAGGCGGCCAGCGCGTTTTCGCCCGTCGCCGTCACGCCCGATGAACTGGGTGCCGACTGGGCCGGCAGCAAGCTGCATTTGCCGCTGCTGGTGGACCTCAACGACAAGCCCTTCGGCAAGCCGAACGCGGGCGAAGACATGACCTTCGACTTTGCCCAGCTGGTCGCGCATGCGGCCAAGACGCGCGAACTGGGCGCCGGCAGCATCATCGGTTCCGGCACCGTGTCGAACAAGCAGGGCAACCTGTTTGGTTCCAGCATCGAGAACGGCGGCGTGGGCTACTGCTGCCTGGCCGAAGTGCGCATGTATGAAACCATCGAACATGGCGCGCCGAAAACGGCCTACCTGAAGTTCGGCGACACGGTGCGCATCGAAATGCGCGACGCGGCCGGCGCCAGCATCTTCGGCAGCATCGAGCAGACCGTGGCCCTGTACGCTGGCGCCACACGCGCCTGA
- a CDS encoding VOC family protein has protein sequence MKIKQIHHVAYRCIDAKKTVEWYVKHLNMNFVLAIAEDLVPSTKAPDPYMHVFLDAGQGNVLAFFELPTQPPMDRDRNTPAWVQHLALEVGSMEELLAAKERLVAGGIEVLGPVNHAIFQSIYFFDPNGHRLELAANVGTPEMKAKLDAVKWEMLEEWSQTRRAPKHAAWMHAPADA, from the coding sequence ATGAAGATCAAGCAAATCCACCACGTCGCCTACCGCTGCATCGACGCGAAGAAAACCGTCGAGTGGTACGTCAAGCATTTGAACATGAATTTCGTCCTCGCCATCGCCGAAGACCTGGTGCCGTCGACCAAGGCGCCGGACCCGTACATGCACGTCTTCCTCGACGCGGGGCAGGGCAATGTGCTGGCCTTTTTTGAACTGCCGACGCAGCCGCCGATGGACCGCGACCGCAATACCCCGGCCTGGGTGCAGCACCTGGCGCTGGAAGTGGGCAGCATGGAAGAACTGCTGGCCGCCAAGGAGCGCCTGGTGGCCGGCGGCATCGAGGTGCTGGGCCCCGTCAACCACGCCATCTTCCAGTCGATCTATTTCTTCGACCCGAACGGCCATCGCCTGGAACTGGCGGCCAACGTGGGCACGCCCGAGATGAAGGCCAAACTGGACGCCGTCAAATGGGAAATGCTGGAAGAATGGTCGCAGACCCGCCGCGCTCCCAAGCACGCCGCCTGGATGCACGCGCCGGCCGACGCCTGA
- a CDS encoding LysR family transcriptional regulator — protein MSPSLRQMRAFVALAKTGSFTLAAEYLHVTQSALSGLIKELESVLGVRVVERSTRKTQLSEIGRELYPLFEKMIEDLDGAMAGIAQRKALKTGMVRIAAPQMMACTLLPEVIAAYRQAHPDVQLRLVDCPVENVSARVFSGEVDFGIGPERDPTAEIAAQVLFEMPFVLVFPEQHPLQQKERVTWADVGDYPFISLQGQFTERLLRDMHGAFRELSLNPYNEVTFMTTALAMVSANLGITVCLPYAEPMVKLYQLQMRALHEPELTRRFFVYTKTGRSLSPAAESFMAFLFRFVETHEWNVGAGGTAGAAL, from the coding sequence ATGAGTCCCAGCCTGCGGCAAATGCGCGCCTTCGTGGCGCTGGCCAAGACCGGCAGTTTTACCCTGGCCGCCGAATACCTGCACGTGACGCAGTCCGCCTTGAGCGGCTTGATCAAGGAACTGGAAAGCGTGCTGGGCGTGCGCGTGGTCGAGCGCAGCACGCGCAAGACGCAGCTGTCGGAAATCGGCCGCGAGCTGTATCCGCTGTTTGAAAAGATGATCGAAGACCTCGATGGCGCCATGGCCGGCATCGCCCAGCGCAAGGCCCTGAAAACGGGGATGGTGCGCATCGCCGCGCCGCAGATGATGGCCTGCACCCTGCTGCCGGAAGTGATCGCCGCCTATCGCCAGGCGCACCCGGACGTGCAACTGCGCCTGGTCGACTGCCCCGTGGAAAACGTGTCGGCGCGTGTCTTCAGCGGCGAAGTCGATTTCGGCATCGGCCCCGAGCGCGACCCGACGGCGGAAATCGCCGCACAAGTGCTGTTCGAAATGCCCTTCGTGCTGGTCTTCCCCGAGCAGCACCCGCTGCAGCAGAAAGAGCGCGTCACCTGGGCCGACGTGGGCGACTATCCGTTCATCTCGCTGCAAGGCCAGTTCACGGAACGCCTGCTGCGCGACATGCACGGCGCGTTTCGCGAGCTGTCGCTCAATCCCTACAACGAGGTGACCTTCATGACAACGGCGCTGGCCATGGTCAGCGCCAACCTGGGCATCACGGTCTGCCTGCCGTACGCGGAACCGATGGTCAAACTATATCAATTGCAGATGCGCGCCCTGCACGAGCCGGAACTGACGCGACGCTTTTTCGTCTACACGAAGACGGGGCGGTCGCTGTCGCCGGCCGCCGAAAGCTTCATGGCCTTTTTGTTCCGCTTTGTCGAGACGCACGAGTGGAACGTGGGAGCGGGCGGCACGGCTGGCGCCGCTTTATAA
- a CDS encoding gamma-glutamylcyclotransferase, whose translation MTQPHQNDLSAIDAATIAINQRMNKFDGHAQVWLFGYGSLIYKADFPYIERRPASIAGWTRRFWQGSHDHRGTPMAPGRVATIVPQAGAVCDGMAYLITPEVFAHLDHREKNGYLRLATDITFDDGGKVEGLVYIANEENAAFLGAAPELDIARQIARSAGPSGPNSEYLLHLASALRELGKSDPHVFAIEQHLAQLKDAPPAAQ comes from the coding sequence ATGACTCAGCCTCACCAGAACGATCTGTCCGCCATCGACGCCGCCACCATCGCCATCAACCAGCGCATGAACAAATTCGACGGCCATGCACAGGTCTGGCTGTTCGGCTATGGCTCGCTGATCTACAAAGCGGACTTTCCCTATATTGAACGGCGCCCGGCCAGCATCGCCGGCTGGACGCGGCGCTTCTGGCAAGGCTCGCACGACCACCGGGGCACGCCGATGGCGCCGGGCCGGGTCGCCACCATTGTGCCGCAAGCGGGCGCCGTGTGCGACGGCATGGCTTACCTGATCACGCCCGAAGTCTTCGCCCACCTCGACCACCGCGAAAAGAACGGCTATTTGCGCCTGGCCACCGACATCACCTTCGACGATGGCGGCAAGGTCGAAGGCCTGGTCTACATTGCCAACGAGGAAAACGCCGCCTTCCTCGGCGCCGCCCCGGAACTCGACATCGCGCGCCAGATCGCCCGCTCTGCCGGCCCCAGCGGCCCGAACAGCGAATACCTGCTGCACCTGGCCAGCGCCCTGCGCGAGCTGGGCAAGAGCGATCCGCACGTCTTTGCCATCGAGCAACATCTGGCGCAATTGAAGGATGCGCCGCCAGCAGCGCAGTGA
- a CDS encoding sigma 54-interacting transcriptional regulator, producing MHVPVHCGSAGGGLNIIGSSPIFQRLLRMVEAVAPTRCTVLISGPTGSGKEIIAQLVHRHSGDPAAPFVDLNCGALPEHLIDAELFGHTKGAFTGALNSRTGFFAQAGQGTLFLDEIGELPLGVQSKLLRVLEARCFRPLGGGDIQPFNGRIVAATHCDLAAMVQAGRFREDLYYRLAVLKLDVPGLDQRRGDVAALATHFASLQKRPIRFTATAMERLGRHAWPGHIRELRNLVERLSILAESALIDAHSLDAFLSAGMPEDADHTLLAEALMRLEGDNKLEAAEQLLIDYAMRLADGNKTIAARHLGINRKVIERRVHGDEERSNFARVCLLEGRALIEAARFKEAIEVLRRGLTLLAADAHPCTARRLSCDLHRWLAISHRGISGWQSAEALACYQQALQEAAALGDEVEITALRFGIWSSQLMALDLVAARATAQDMLQRAQAIGDTDLLSQAHLALANTLFWLGDYRETLACLERGHLLCGAASADTGGQGLDIAVLSSTFEGLSCFQSGAFRRARQVMDHLALRGGADNPHPFHRAIALQGAAWLACMFEDWSRLANLAADLQTVASEYGYQFYLGVGQIFHACALASGNIHVQTEQRIADGYQQYMLCEGGMLFHSFQAWKRGELLLSAGQPSQARQLLHGAIELALEHGERAYLVELLDMHAQTWIAVGDLDNAERELGSALSTAKALGAMAGGLLVATRLAQLLQQRGRRPEALEHLTRALRGVERDTAFPRFAQALQLQTTLAQTISMPCQPEDPQHELCAESR from the coding sequence GTGCATGTCCCCGTCCACTGCGGCAGCGCCGGGGGCGGGCTGAACATCATTGGCAGTTCCCCAATATTCCAACGCCTGCTGCGCATGGTCGAAGCCGTGGCGCCGACCCGCTGCACGGTGCTCATCAGTGGCCCAACCGGTTCCGGCAAGGAAATCATCGCCCAGCTCGTGCACCGGCACAGCGGCGATCCCGCTGCGCCCTTTGTCGATCTCAACTGCGGCGCACTGCCGGAACACCTGATCGACGCGGAACTCTTCGGCCATACCAAGGGCGCATTTACGGGAGCGCTCAACAGCCGCACCGGGTTCTTCGCCCAAGCGGGGCAAGGCACGCTGTTTCTCGATGAAATAGGCGAATTGCCGCTAGGTGTACAAAGCAAGCTGCTGCGCGTACTCGAAGCACGCTGTTTCAGGCCACTGGGCGGTGGTGATATCCAGCCGTTCAACGGCCGCATCGTGGCCGCCACCCACTGCGACCTGGCCGCGATGGTGCAAGCGGGCCGTTTCCGCGAAGACCTGTATTATCGGCTGGCGGTATTGAAACTCGACGTGCCGGGCCTGGACCAGCGCCGCGGCGACGTCGCCGCCCTCGCCACTCACTTTGCCAGCCTGCAGAAGCGGCCCATCCGCTTTACCGCCACCGCCATGGAACGCCTGGGCCGGCATGCCTGGCCCGGCCATATCCGCGAACTGCGCAACCTGGTTGAACGGCTGTCGATACTGGCCGAATCGGCGCTGATCGATGCCCACAGCCTGGACGCCTTCCTGTCGGCGGGCATGCCTGAAGACGCGGATCACACGCTGCTGGCGGAAGCCCTGATGCGGCTGGAAGGCGACAACAAGCTGGAGGCCGCGGAACAATTGCTGATCGACTATGCGATGCGCCTTGCCGATGGCAACAAGACGATCGCGGCGCGCCACCTGGGCATCAACCGCAAGGTCATCGAACGCCGCGTGCATGGCGACGAGGAGCGCAGCAATTTTGCCCGCGTCTGCCTGCTGGAGGGACGTGCGCTGATCGAGGCGGCCCGTTTCAAGGAAGCCATCGAAGTATTGCGTCGCGGCCTCACCTTGCTGGCCGCCGACGCCCACCCCTGCACCGCGCGCCGCCTGAGCTGCGACCTGCACCGCTGGCTCGCCATTTCGCACCGCGGCATCAGCGGCTGGCAAAGCGCCGAAGCGCTCGCCTGCTACCAGCAGGCATTGCAGGAAGCGGCGGCGCTGGGCGACGAGGTGGAAATCACCGCCCTGCGCTTCGGCATCTGGAGTTCGCAACTGATGGCGCTGGACCTGGTGGCGGCGCGGGCTACGGCGCAAGACATGCTGCAGCGGGCGCAAGCCATAGGTGACACGGACTTGCTGTCGCAGGCCCATCTGGCCCTGGCCAACACGCTGTTCTGGCTCGGCGATTACCGCGAGACGCTGGCCTGCCTGGAGCGCGGACACCTGCTATGCGGCGCGGCATCGGCCGACACCGGGGGACAGGGCCTGGACATCGCCGTGCTGTCGAGCACTTTCGAAGGCCTGTCCTGCTTCCAGAGCGGCGCCTTCCGGCGCGCGCGCCAGGTAATGGACCACCTGGCATTGCGCGGCGGCGCCGACAACCCGCATCCCTTCCATCGCGCCATCGCACTGCAGGGCGCCGCATGGCTCGCCTGCATGTTCGAGGACTGGAGCCGGCTGGCAAACCTGGCGGCGGACCTGCAAACCGTCGCCAGCGAATATGGCTATCAGTTCTACCTGGGGGTGGGCCAGATATTCCATGCCTGCGCATTGGCGTCGGGCAACATCCATGTACAGACCGAACAGCGCATCGCCGATGGCTACCAGCAATACATGCTGTGCGAAGGCGGCATGCTCTTCCATTCATTCCAGGCCTGGAAACGGGGCGAACTGCTGCTGTCGGCAGGCCAGCCATCGCAAGCCCGGCAACTGCTGCACGGCGCCATCGAACTGGCGCTGGAACATGGCGAACGGGCCTACCTGGTCGAACTGCTCGACATGCATGCGCAGACGTGGATCGCGGTGGGTGACCTGGACAACGCGGAACGCGAACTGGGCAGTGCACTGTCGACCGCCAAGGCGCTGGGCGCGATGGCCGGCGGCCTGCTGGTGGCGACCCGCCTGGCGCAACTGCTGCAGCAGCGCGGACGCCGGCCCGAAGCACTCGAACACCTCACGCGCGCCTTGCGCGGCGTGGAACGTGACACGGCTTTCCCCCGGTTTGCCCAGGCGCTGCAGTTGCAGACCACCCTGGCGCAAACCATTTCCATGCCATGCCAACCTGAGGATCCGCAACATGAGCTATGTGCTGAATCACGATGA
- a CDS encoding DUF917 domain-containing protein, with amino-acid sequence MSYVLNHDDLESLLLGACFFGSGGGGTLTSARSLLTQFHAGDYYPDAQVRVVSVDEATDGETVMVAYLGSPVAINGAQFPQGPVDAVIAVRERLALENRTLAYLAPPESGALGFLVACLVAAHLGLAVIDADGAGRAVPSLPQLTYAAEQINPRPAFLVSQSGLRVELDVQPSQGVNGARAHQQDVATIIDQMMRPIVSQADFKQFGGLAMWIMAPAELARALPVRGTLGRALRLGRELQAGRLRSADELVDYLARQCDMRAWALFPQGTFVAAEVDSRNGFDLGKITIRAGERLCTVLYQNESLLAWDSSRSTPLCMAPDTISYFVEGDGQAVYSNGDLLLPDGTLNPALLQRKVTLLGLQAHPALRERGGLILDSFMQLLNTIGYLGPYVPLAGNAGAAAGSAA; translated from the coding sequence ATGAGCTATGTGCTGAATCACGATGACCTTGAATCGCTACTGCTGGGAGCTTGCTTCTTCGGCAGCGGTGGCGGCGGCACGCTCACTTCCGCGCGCAGCCTGCTGACCCAATTCCACGCCGGCGATTACTATCCGGATGCCCAAGTGCGCGTGGTCAGCGTCGACGAAGCCACCGATGGCGAGACAGTCATGGTGGCTTACCTGGGCTCGCCCGTGGCGATCAATGGCGCCCAATTTCCGCAAGGTCCCGTCGATGCCGTGATCGCCGTCAGGGAGCGCCTGGCGCTGGAAAACCGCACCCTGGCCTACCTGGCGCCGCCCGAGAGCGGGGCGCTGGGGTTTCTCGTCGCCTGCCTGGTCGCCGCCCACCTGGGGCTGGCGGTGATCGACGCCGATGGCGCCGGCCGCGCCGTTCCCTCGCTGCCGCAGCTGACGTATGCGGCCGAGCAGATTAATCCGCGCCCGGCCTTCCTCGTCAGCCAGTCGGGACTGCGCGTGGAACTCGACGTCCAGCCGAGCCAGGGCGTGAACGGCGCCCGCGCCCACCAGCAGGACGTGGCAACGATCATCGACCAGATGATGCGCCCCATCGTCTCGCAGGCCGATTTCAAGCAGTTCGGCGGGCTGGCCATGTGGATCATGGCGCCGGCGGAACTGGCCCGGGCGCTGCCCGTGCGCGGCACCTTGGGACGCGCCCTGCGCCTGGGCCGCGAACTGCAGGCAGGCCGCTTGCGCAGCGCGGACGAACTGGTCGACTATCTTGCGCGGCAATGCGACATGCGCGCCTGGGCCCTGTTTCCTCAGGGTACATTCGTCGCCGCCGAAGTCGACTCGCGCAATGGCTTCGACCTGGGCAAGATCACCATCCGCGCGGGTGAACGGCTATGCACGGTCCTGTACCAGAACGAATCGCTGCTGGCCTGGGATAGCAGCCGCAGCACGCCCCTCTGCATGGCGCCCGACACCATCAGTTACTTTGTCGAGGGCGATGGCCAGGCCGTGTATTCGAATGGCGACTTGCTGCTGCCTGACGGCACACTCAACCCGGCCCTGCTGCAGCGCAAGGTGACGCTGCTGGGCCTGCAAGCCCACCCGGCATTGCGGGAACGGGGCGGCCTGATACTCGACAGCTTCATGCAACTGCTCAACACCATCGGCTACCTGGGACCCTATGTGCCGCTGGCGGGCAACGCCGGCGCAGCGGCAGGGAGCGCCGCATGA